One stretch of Miscanthus floridulus cultivar M001 chromosome 18, ASM1932011v1, whole genome shotgun sequence DNA includes these proteins:
- the LOC136521725 gene encoding protein S-acyltransferase 24-like, translating into MASEIEVLEDTTTSSTSLGAAAAPSAAEGAGAPAEDESLKNDVYTAAAYGDLEKLQRLVEGEGRPVTEPDGGGYHALQWAALNNRVAAAQYILEHGADINAVDHTGQTALHWSAVRGHIQVAELLLKEGAKVDAADLYGYQATHVAAQHGQTAFIYHIVAKWNADPDIPDNDGRSPLHWAAYKGFADSIRLLLFLDAYRGRQDKEGCTPLHWAAIRGNLEASTVLVQVGKKDDMMVKDKTGLTPAQLAADKNHRQVAFFLDNARRVHDRGCGANTRFGKLSKLGLAPLLWCTIIGMLITYIHSVISGQYAMTMTTPFGIFAWSGVFLATAGLVMFYKCSRKDPGYINTRSSQNQRDDEPLLKMELENPALVSGNWSQLCITCKIVRPVRSKHCSTCDRCVEQFDHHCPWVSNCIGKKNKWEFFMFLTLEVFAMIITGSAAIIRIVRDPDSPSSFGAWIHYSAFQHPGVVSFLALDCFLFFGVAVLTVVQASQIARNITTNEMANSMRYAYLRGPGGRFRNPYDHGIRKNCSDFLLNGYNEDTERLDQTLHTDEEMGMIQMTSAVSQNGGDNHLHHGNGTDHSCADSRANSKPHSQVGSSQCCDHSKRTDRTPLGLGLGLGRNSASRQYVRSLIPL; encoded by the exons ATGGCGTCAGAGATCGAGGTGCTCGAGGACACCACCACCTCCTCGACCTCCCTCGGCGCGGCCGCGGCCCCTTCCGCCGCGGAGGGCGCGGGGGCGCCGGCGGAGGACGAGTCGCTGAAGAACGACGTGTACACCGCGGCGGCGTATGGCGATCTGGAGAAGCTGCAGCGGCTGGTGGAGGGGGAGGGCCGTCCGGTCACCGAGCCCGACGGCGGGGGCTACCACGCGCTCCAGTGGGCCGCGCTCAACAACCGCGTCGCCGCCGCCCAGTACATCCTCGAG catggagcagacATAAATGCTGTGGATCACACTGGACAAACAGCACTTCACTGGAGTGCTGTACGTGGTCATATTCAAGTTGCCGAACTACTTCTGAAAGAAGGAGCTAAGGTGGATGCTGCTGATTTATATGGGTATCAG GCCACACATGTTGCAGCACAGCATGGTCAGACTGCATTCATATACCACATTGTTGCGAAATGGAATGCTGATCCAGATATCCCTGATAATGATGGAAGGAGCCCTTTACACTG GGCTGCTTATAAGGGATTCGCAGACTCCATACGGCTTCTTTTGTTTTTGGATGCTTATAGGGGACGGCAAGACAAAGAAG GTTGTACTCCTTTACATTGGGCTGCTATTCGGGGGAACCTTGAGGCATCCACTGTCTTAGTTCAGGTTGGCAAAAAGGATGATATGATGGTGAAAGACAAAACTGGATTAACTCCAGCACAGCTTGCTGCCGATAAGAATCATCGGCAAGTTGCATTTTTCCTC GACAATGCTAGAAGGGTACACGACAGAGGATGTGGTGCAAACACCAGATTTGGGAAATTGTCAAAATTAGGGCTTGCTCCTCTTCTTTGGTGCACCATTATTGGCATGCTTATTACATATATACACTCTGTTATATCAG GACAATATGCCATGACTATGACAACACCATTTGGGATATTCGCATGGTCTGGAGTTTTTCTTGCAACTGCTGGGTTGGTCATGTTCTATAAATGTAGCAG GAAAGATCCAGGTTACATCAATACAAGGAGCTCACAAAATCAAAGGGATGAT GAACCATTGCTGAAGATGGAGTTAGAAAATCCTGCGCTTGTTTCTGGCAACTGGTCACAACTTTGTATAACGTGCAAA ATAGTCAGACCTGTTCGTTCGAAACATTGTTCTACATGTGATCGTTGCGTGGAGCAGTTTGACCACCACTGCCCTTGGGTATCTAATTGCATAGGAAAG AAGAACAAATGGGAATTCTTCATGTTCCTCACTCTAGAAGTTTTTGCAATGATCATTACTGGCTCTGCTGCCATTATAA GAATTGTAAGGGATCCAGATTCCCCATCATCCTTTGGTGCTTGGATTCATTATTCTGCATTCCAGCATCCTGGGGTGGTTTCATTTCTCGCACTGGATTGTTTCCTTTTCTTTGGCGTTGCAGTTCTTACAGTTGTTCAAGCATCGcag ATAGCAAGGAACATTACAACAAATGAGATGGCAAATTCCATGAGATATGCATATCTCAGAGGCCCAGGTGGCAGATTCAGGAACCCGTATGATCATGGGATTCGCAAGAACTGCTCTGACTTCTTGTTAAATGGATACAATGAGGACACTGAACGACTAGACCAGACATTGCACACCGATGAGGAAATGGGAATGATACAGATGACAAGTGCAGTTTCGCAGAATGGTGGTGACAATCATTTACATCATGGTAATGGCACCGACCATAGTTGTGCTGATTCTCGGGCAAACTCAAAACCTCATAGCCAAGTGGGTTCGTCTCAGTGTTGTGATCACAGTAAGAGGACTGATAGGACACCGTTGGGCCTAGGATTGGGCCTTGGGCGAAACAGTGCCTCCCGGCAGTATGTTCGATCTCTTATCCCATTGTGA
- the LOC136520288 gene encoding U3 small nucleolar RNA-associated protein 21 homolog isoform X2, with protein sequence MGIFEPFRAIGYITAGGVPFSVQRLGTETFVTVSVGKAFHVYNCAKLNLVLAGPQLPKKIRAIACYKDYTFAAYGSDIAVFKRTDQVATWSRHEEKVNMLYLFGEYVLSADAKGNIFMWAFRGAEPNSEPVGSISLGDKFTPSCIMHPDTFLNKVIVGSEEGPLQLWNISTKKKLYDFNGWNSLVRCCVSSPALDVVAVGCSDGSVHVHNVRYDEELMSFNHQIRGAVTALSFRTDGQPLLASGGSSGVISIWNLEKRRLHSVIREAHDGSIVSLHFFANEPILMSSAADNSIKIWIFDSNDGDARLLRFRSGHSAPPRCIRFYGNGKCILSAGQDRAFRLFSVIQDQQSRELSQRHVAKRAKRLRVKEEEIKLKPVVTFDCAEIRARDWCNVVTCHMDTPQAYVWRLQNFVIGEHVLTPSSSTVTPIKLWDFKTCKLKSRLDVGKSVTKIAFHRPNGLLATVAGDMVLILFDTVSMKMVRRFEGHTDRITDLCFSEDGKWLISSSMDGTLRIWDISLARQIDAMHVDVSITSISMSPNMDVLATTHVDQNGVYLWVNQSLFSASTNTENYGSGKHVRNVCLPAVSSAERSEEEQVQNSGESYKSSIKPFVVMDHQIPNLVTLSLLPKSQWQSLTNLDIIKVRNKPIEPPKKPEKAPFFLPSVPSLSGEILFEPPASTKETDISTTKNTYHKMSELSSHFSQLLQSCGETKDYSAFTDYLKGLSPSSLDMELRMLQIIDDEESEDLEQRPELQSISSLLDYFIHELSFRNNFEFVQAVLKLFLKIHGETIRRHSMLQSKVKKLLEVQSLVWQKIDKIFQGARCMVTFLSNSQF encoded by the exons atggGGATCTTCGAGCCGTTCCGTGCGATCGGCTACATCACGGCGGGCGGCGTGCCCTTCTCCGTGCAGCGCCTCGGCACCGAGACCTTCGTCACTGTCAGCGTCGGCAAGGCCTTCCACGTCTATAAC TGTGCTAAGCTGAATTTGGTTCTTGCTG GACCCCAACTGCCCAAGAAGATCCGTGCTATTGCATGCTACAAGGATTATACATTTGCTGCTTATGGAAGTGATATTGCAGTTTTCAAAAGGACTGATCAG GTGGCTACTTGGAGTAGACATGAAGAAAAGGTCAACATGCTATACCTGTTTGGAGAATATGTTCTAAGTGCAGATGCTAAAGGTAATATATTCATGTGGGCCTTCAGAGGAGCAGAACCAAACAGTGAACCAGTTGGAAGCATATCATTGGGAGATAAGTTCACCCCATCATGTATCATGCATCCTGATACTTTCCTAAATAAG GTAATTGTTGGTAGCGAAGAAGGCCCCTTGCAGCTGTGGAATATCAGCACAAAAAAGAAACTGTATGATTTCAATGGTTGGAACTCACTGGTTCGGTGTTGTGTCTCTTCGCCTGCTCTGGATGTAGTTGCTGTCGGATGTTCTGATGGGTCAGTTCATGTTCATAATGTAAGATATGATGAAGAATTGATGTCTTTCAACCATCAGATTCGTGGTGCTGTGACTGCACTGTCATTTCGAACAG ATGGGCAACCCCTTTTGGCCTCTGGAGGTTCTTCAGGCGTTATCAGCATATGGAATCTTGAGAAGAGACGGCTGCATTCTGTGATTAGGGAGGCCCATGATGGTTCAATAGTTTCACTTCACTTTTTTGCGAACGAACCTATTCTGATGAGTTCAGCTGCTGATAATTCAATCAAA ATATGGATATTCGATAGTAATGATGGAGATGCTCGTCTGTTACGATTTCGAAGTGGTCACAGTGCTCCACCTAGGTGCATAAG ATTCTATGGCAATGGAAAATGCATATTATCTGCTGGTCAAGATCGTGCATTTCGTCTTTTCTCAGTTATCCAG GATCAACAAAGTAGAGAGCTTTCTCAGCGGCATGTGGCGAAAAGAGCAAAAAGGCTAAGAGTAAAG GAGGAAGAGATCAAGCTAAAACCAGTTGTTACATTTGACTGCG ctgagatACGTGCACGTGACTGGTGTAATGTTGTCACTTGCCACATGGATACTCCACAGGCATATGTATGGCGTCTTCAGAACTTCGTTATTGGTGAACATGTTTTGACACCATCATCAAGCACTGTGACACCGATTAAG TTATGGGATTTTAAAACTTGCAAGCTGAAATCCAGATTGGATGTTGGTAAATCTGTCACTAAAATTGCATTTCACCGGCCAAATG GTCTTCTTGCTACCGTAGCAGGTGATATGGTACTTATATTGTTTGATACGGTGTCCATGAAAATGGTTCGTAGATTTGAAGGACATACAGACCGTATCACTGATTTGTGCTTCAGTGAGGATGGAAAATGGCTCATCTCGTCTAGCATGGATGGGACTCTTAGGATTTGGGACATCAGTTTAGCAAGGCAGATAGATGCAATGCATGTTGATGTATCTATAACATCTATCTCTATGTCTCCTAATATGGATGTGTTGGCAACCACTCATGTTGATCAAAATGGTGTCTACCTCTG GGTTAATCAATCTTTATTCTCGGCCTCAACAAATACTGAAAATTATGGCAGTGGTAAACATGTACGGAATGTGTGTTTGCCAGCTGTTTCATCTGCAGAGAGATCCGAGGAAGAACAAGTTCAGAATTCAGGAGAGTCATATAAGTCCAGTATTAAACCTTTTGTCGTAATGGATCATCAAATACCCAATCTAGTCACCCTCTCCTTACTTCCAAAGAGTCAATGGCAAAGTTTGACAAATCTTGACATTATAAAG GTTCGCAATAAACCAATTGAGCCACCTAAGAAACCTGAGAAGGCACCTTTCTTCTTGCCTTCAGTTCCATCCCTTTCTGGGGAGATATTGTTTGAGCCCCCTGCCAGCACAAAAGAAACAGACATCAGTACCActaagaatacatatcacaagaTGTCTGAGCTCTCCTCTCATTTCAGTCAGCTGTTGCAATCTTGTGGTGAAACAAAGGACT ATTCGGCTTTTACTGACTACCTGAAAGGCCTGTCACCGTCATCTTTAGATATGGAACTGCGAATGCTACAGATAATAGATGATGAAGAGTCTGAAGATCTGGAGCAAAGACCTGAGCTTCAGTCCATTTCATCGCTGTTGGATTATTTCATTCATGAACTTTCCTTTAGGAATAACTTCGAGTTTGTCCAGGCTGTTCTGAAATTGTTTTTGAAG ATACATGGTGAAACAATACGACGGCACTCGATGCTTCAGAGTAAGGTGAAGAAGCTTCTTGAGGTCCAGAGCTTAGTTTGGCAGAAGATTGATAAGATCTTTCAGGGTGCACGATGCATGGTTACATTCCTCAGTAACTCACAATTTTAG
- the LOC136520288 gene encoding U3 small nucleolar RNA-associated protein 21 homolog isoform X1: MGIFEPFRAIGYITAGGVPFSVQRLGTETFVTVSVGKAFHVYNCAKLNLVLAGPQLPKKIRAIACYKDYTFAAYGSDIAVFKRTDQVATWSRHEEKVNMLYLFGEYVLSADAKGNIFMWAFRGAEPNSEPVGSISLGDKFTPSCIMHPDTFLNKVIVGSEEGPLQLWNISTKKKLYDFNGWNSLVRCCVSSPALDVVAVGCSDGSVHVHNVRYDEELMSFNHQIRGAVTALSFRTDGQPLLASGGSSGVISIWNLEKRRLHSVIREAHDGSIVSLHFFANEPILMSSAADNSIKIWIFDSNDGDARLLRFRSGHSAPPRCIRFYGNGKCILSAGQDRAFRLFSVIQDQQSRELSQRHVAKRAKRLRVKEEEIKLKPVVTFDCAEIRARDWCNVVTCHMDTPQAYVWRLQNFVIGEHVLTPSSSTVTPIKACVISACGNFTILGTEGGWIEKFNLQSGFSRGSYIDTSLAMQCAHDGEVVGLACDATNGSLISAGYHGDIKLWDFKTCKLKSRLDVGKSVTKIAFHRPNGLLATVAGDMVLILFDTVSMKMVRRFEGHTDRITDLCFSEDGKWLISSSMDGTLRIWDISLARQIDAMHVDVSITSISMSPNMDVLATTHVDQNGVYLWVNQSLFSASTNTENYGSGKHVRNVCLPAVSSAERSEEEQVQNSGESYKSSIKPFVVMDHQIPNLVTLSLLPKSQWQSLTNLDIIKVRNKPIEPPKKPEKAPFFLPSVPSLSGEILFEPPASTKETDISTTKNTYHKMSELSSHFSQLLQSCGETKDYSAFTDYLKGLSPSSLDMELRMLQIIDDEESEDLEQRPELQSISSLLDYFIHELSFRNNFEFVQAVLKLFLKIHGETIRRHSMLQSKVKKLLEVQSLVWQKIDKIFQGARCMVTFLSNSQF, encoded by the exons atggGGATCTTCGAGCCGTTCCGTGCGATCGGCTACATCACGGCGGGCGGCGTGCCCTTCTCCGTGCAGCGCCTCGGCACCGAGACCTTCGTCACTGTCAGCGTCGGCAAGGCCTTCCACGTCTATAAC TGTGCTAAGCTGAATTTGGTTCTTGCTG GACCCCAACTGCCCAAGAAGATCCGTGCTATTGCATGCTACAAGGATTATACATTTGCTGCTTATGGAAGTGATATTGCAGTTTTCAAAAGGACTGATCAG GTGGCTACTTGGAGTAGACATGAAGAAAAGGTCAACATGCTATACCTGTTTGGAGAATATGTTCTAAGTGCAGATGCTAAAGGTAATATATTCATGTGGGCCTTCAGAGGAGCAGAACCAAACAGTGAACCAGTTGGAAGCATATCATTGGGAGATAAGTTCACCCCATCATGTATCATGCATCCTGATACTTTCCTAAATAAG GTAATTGTTGGTAGCGAAGAAGGCCCCTTGCAGCTGTGGAATATCAGCACAAAAAAGAAACTGTATGATTTCAATGGTTGGAACTCACTGGTTCGGTGTTGTGTCTCTTCGCCTGCTCTGGATGTAGTTGCTGTCGGATGTTCTGATGGGTCAGTTCATGTTCATAATGTAAGATATGATGAAGAATTGATGTCTTTCAACCATCAGATTCGTGGTGCTGTGACTGCACTGTCATTTCGAACAG ATGGGCAACCCCTTTTGGCCTCTGGAGGTTCTTCAGGCGTTATCAGCATATGGAATCTTGAGAAGAGACGGCTGCATTCTGTGATTAGGGAGGCCCATGATGGTTCAATAGTTTCACTTCACTTTTTTGCGAACGAACCTATTCTGATGAGTTCAGCTGCTGATAATTCAATCAAA ATATGGATATTCGATAGTAATGATGGAGATGCTCGTCTGTTACGATTTCGAAGTGGTCACAGTGCTCCACCTAGGTGCATAAG ATTCTATGGCAATGGAAAATGCATATTATCTGCTGGTCAAGATCGTGCATTTCGTCTTTTCTCAGTTATCCAG GATCAACAAAGTAGAGAGCTTTCTCAGCGGCATGTGGCGAAAAGAGCAAAAAGGCTAAGAGTAAAG GAGGAAGAGATCAAGCTAAAACCAGTTGTTACATTTGACTGCG ctgagatACGTGCACGTGACTGGTGTAATGTTGTCACTTGCCACATGGATACTCCACAGGCATATGTATGGCGTCTTCAGAACTTCGTTATTGGTGAACATGTTTTGACACCATCATCAAGCACTGTGACACCGATTAAG GCTTGTGTGATAAGTGCATGTGGTAATTTTACTATCTTGGGCACTGAAGGTGGTTGGATCGAAAAATTTAACCTTCAATCAGGGTTTAGTCGTGGTAGTTACATTGACACTTCGTTGGCAATGCAATGTGCACATGATGGTGAAGTTGTTGGGTTAGCTTGCGATGCCACAAATGGCTCTCTAATTAGTGCGGGATACCATGGTGATATTAAG TTATGGGATTTTAAAACTTGCAAGCTGAAATCCAGATTGGATGTTGGTAAATCTGTCACTAAAATTGCATTTCACCGGCCAAATG GTCTTCTTGCTACCGTAGCAGGTGATATGGTACTTATATTGTTTGATACGGTGTCCATGAAAATGGTTCGTAGATTTGAAGGACATACAGACCGTATCACTGATTTGTGCTTCAGTGAGGATGGAAAATGGCTCATCTCGTCTAGCATGGATGGGACTCTTAGGATTTGGGACATCAGTTTAGCAAGGCAGATAGATGCAATGCATGTTGATGTATCTATAACATCTATCTCTATGTCTCCTAATATGGATGTGTTGGCAACCACTCATGTTGATCAAAATGGTGTCTACCTCTG GGTTAATCAATCTTTATTCTCGGCCTCAACAAATACTGAAAATTATGGCAGTGGTAAACATGTACGGAATGTGTGTTTGCCAGCTGTTTCATCTGCAGAGAGATCCGAGGAAGAACAAGTTCAGAATTCAGGAGAGTCATATAAGTCCAGTATTAAACCTTTTGTCGTAATGGATCATCAAATACCCAATCTAGTCACCCTCTCCTTACTTCCAAAGAGTCAATGGCAAAGTTTGACAAATCTTGACATTATAAAG GTTCGCAATAAACCAATTGAGCCACCTAAGAAACCTGAGAAGGCACCTTTCTTCTTGCCTTCAGTTCCATCCCTTTCTGGGGAGATATTGTTTGAGCCCCCTGCCAGCACAAAAGAAACAGACATCAGTACCActaagaatacatatcacaagaTGTCTGAGCTCTCCTCTCATTTCAGTCAGCTGTTGCAATCTTGTGGTGAAACAAAGGACT ATTCGGCTTTTACTGACTACCTGAAAGGCCTGTCACCGTCATCTTTAGATATGGAACTGCGAATGCTACAGATAATAGATGATGAAGAGTCTGAAGATCTGGAGCAAAGACCTGAGCTTCAGTCCATTTCATCGCTGTTGGATTATTTCATTCATGAACTTTCCTTTAGGAATAACTTCGAGTTTGTCCAGGCTGTTCTGAAATTGTTTTTGAAG ATACATGGTGAAACAATACGACGGCACTCGATGCTTCAGAGTAAGGTGAAGAAGCTTCTTGAGGTCCAGAGCTTAGTTTGGCAGAAGATTGATAAGATCTTTCAGGGTGCACGATGCATGGTTACATTCCTCAGTAACTCACAATTTTAG
- the LOC136521185 gene encoding amino acid transporter AVT6E-like, with protein sequence MNTNYSALPLTSPSIELQSNGAKSSAAANGVLNGHAKISKQDSFLGEVEDGGGEHDELPLIGDGPAGPPEGSGVPAAVFNLATSIIGAGIMALPATMKVLGVAAGLVSILVMGVLSEITVELLVRFSAYCRALSYGEVVHRAMGRPASVVAQMCVIINNAGVLVVYLIIIGDVMSGSLKHIGVMDQLIGHGEWDNRKLLILVVLVIFLAPLCALEKIDSLSLSSAASVALAVVFVVVSCIIALIKIAEGKISMPRMGPDFSSRAAMLDLLVVIPIMTNAYICHFNVQPIYNELKEKTPQNMYKVGRISTVLCVVVYALTALSGYLLFGEDTESDVLTNFDKDLGIRFSSLLNYIVRIGYVIHLVLVFPVVHFSLRQTVDALIFGELATPSRKKTLTLTVVLLALIYLGSTMIPNIWMAFKFTGATTGLALGFMFPALVALRLDKEGSRLGHGERLLSLGLLGLSIVVSVIGVVGNVYTLKSKSE encoded by the coding sequence ATGAACACGAATTACTCGGCGCTCCCATTGACCTCCCCCTCCATCGAGCTCCAATCCAACGGGGCCAAATCTAGCGCCGCCGCCAATGGCGTCCTCAACGGCCACGCTAAGATCTCCAAGCAAGATTCGTTCTTGGGCGAGGTGGAGGACGGCGGCGGGGAGCACGACGAGCTGCCGCTGATCGGAGACGGCCCCGCCGGGCCGCCAGAGGGGTCCGGCGTGCCCGCCGCCGTGTTCAACCTCGCAACATCCATCATAGGGGCCGGCATTATGGCGCTCCCGGCCACCATGAAGGTGCTCGGCGTCGCCGCTGGGCTCGTCTCGATCCTGGTTATGGGGGTCCTGTCCGAGATCACCGTCGAGCTGCTCGTGAGGTTCTCGGCCTACTGCCGCGCGCTGTCCTACGGCGAGGTCGTGCACAGGGCGATGGGCCGGCCGGCGAGCGTCGTGGCGCAGATGTGCGTCATCATCAACAACGCCGGAGTCCTGGTGGTGTATCTGATTATCATCGGGGATGTGATGTCAGGGTCACTGAAGCACATCGGTGTCATGGATCAGCTGATTGGCCATGGCGAGTGGGATAACCGGAAGCTGCTGATCTTGGTGGTTCTTGTCATCTTCCTAGCGCCATTGTGTGCGCTTGAGAAGATTGACTCACTGAGCTTGTCATCTGCCGCATCAGTTGCCCTTGCTGTTGTGTTTGTGGTTGTGTCCTGCATCATTGCTTTGATCAAGATCGCCGAGGGCAAGATCAGTATGCCGAGGATGGGGCCAGATTTCAGCTCGCGAGCAGCAATGCTAGACCTGCTCGTCGTGATACCCATCATGACTAATGCCTACATCTGCCATTTCAATGTGCAGCCGATCTACAATGAACTCAAGGAGAAGACGCCCCAGAACATGTACAAGGTTGGGAGGATCAGCACTGTGCTATGCGTAGTGGTGTATGCCCTGACTGCCCTCTCAGGGTATCTCTTGTTCGGTGAGGACACCGAGTCCGATGTGCTCACCAACTTTGACAAGGATCTTGGGATCAGATTCAGCTCTTTGCTCAACTACATTGTCAGGATTGGGTATGTCATCCACCTGGTCCTCGTTTTCCCAGTTGTCCACTTCTCGCTCAGGCAGACAGTGGACGCACTGATCTTCGGGGAGCTGGCGACCCCTAGCAGGAAGAAAACACTCACATTGACAGTGGTGCTTCTAGCGCTCATCTACCTTGGCTCGACAATGATACCCAACATCTGGATGGCTTTCAAGTTCACCGGAGCTACGACAGGGTTGGCGTTGGGTTTCATGTTCCCGGCTCTGGTGGCATTGAGGCTGGACAAGGAAGGGAGTCGCTTGGGACATGGGGAGAGGCTCCTGTCACTTGGGTTGCTGGGGCTATCAATAGTTGTTAGCGTCATTGGAGTCGTTGGAAATGTATACACCTTGAAGAGTAAGTCTGAATGA